The Bos indicus x Bos taurus breed Angus x Brahman F1 hybrid chromosome 3, Bos_hybrid_MaternalHap_v2.0, whole genome shotgun sequence genome includes a window with the following:
- the TMEM167B gene encoding protein kish-B produces MTNVYSLDGILVFGLLFVCTCAYFKKVPRLKTWLLSEKKGVWGVFYKAAVIGTRLHAAVAIACIVMAFYVLFIK; encoded by the exons ATGACGAACG TGTACTCCTTGGATGGGATTCTGGTGTTTGGTTTGCTGTTTGTTTGCACCTGTGCCTACTTCAAGAAAGTACCTCGTCTCAAAACCTGGCTGCTCTCAGAAAAGAAGGGAGTTTGGGGTGTGTTTTACAAAG CTGCTGTAATTGGAACCAGGCTGCATGCTGCTGTGGCAATCGCCTGCATTGTGATGGCCTTCTACGTCCtgtttataaaatga